Proteins from one Candidatus Omnitrophota bacterium genomic window:
- a CDS encoding DUF58 domain-containing protein, translated as MIPIEILKKIKLIQISTAKKATDLFAGEYKSVFKGRGLEFEEVREYVPGDPIRSIDWNVTARMGKPYIKKMIEERELTIMFLLDLSRSSCFGSVNKLKRDLAAEVCAVLAAAATKNNDKVGLIVFTDRIEFYMPPRKGTKHVFKLIREALYFKPEGRGTDIPGCLEFLDRVTNKSTVTFIISDFYAENLKKPLSIASKKHDVVAVHISDPRDMEMPNVGVVELEDSETGKSYLVDTSDSSVREEYTRGALKKAEERKKIFYSVGMDRVLVSTAEPYEKALIRFFSTRRTKK; from the coding sequence ATGATACCGATAGAGATACTGAAAAAAATAAAACTGATACAGATATCCACGGCAAAGAAAGCCACGGACCTTTTTGCCGGAGAGTATAAAAGCGTCTTCAAGGGCCGGGGCCTCGAGTTCGAGGAGGTGCGTGAATACGTGCCCGGTGACCCTATTCGGTCCATAGACTGGAACGTGACCGCCCGGATGGGAAAGCCCTATATCAAGAAGATGATAGAGGAGAGGGAGCTTACGATAATGTTCCTTCTGGACCTTTCCCGGTCAAGCTGTTTCGGCAGCGTCAACAAGCTCAAGAGGGACCTGGCCGCGGAGGTATGCGCGGTCCTGGCTGCCGCGGCAACGAAGAACAACGATAAAGTGGGGCTAATAGTCTTTACCGACAGGATAGAGTTTTACATGCCCCCCAGGAAGGGCACGAAGCACGTTTTCAAGCTTATCCGCGAGGCGCTGTATTTTAAGCCGGAAGGGCGGGGTACGGATATCCCGGGGTGTCTTGAGTTCCTGGACAGGGTAACGAATAAGAGCACGGTCACCTTCATAATATCGGATTTTTACGCGGAGAACCTGAAAAAACCGCTCTCAATAGCGAGCAAAAAGCACGATGTCGTGGCTGTCCACATCTCTGACCCCAGGGACATGGAGATGCCGAACGTGGGAGTGGTGGAGCTGGAAGACTCCGAGACCGGGAAGAGTTATCTGGTGGATACTTCCGACAGCAGTGTGAGAGAGGAATACACAAGAGGGGCCCTTAAAAAGGCAGAGGAACGCAAGAAAATCTTCTATTCGGTAGGAATGGACAGGGTGCTTGTGAGTACCGCGGAGCCTTACGAAAAGGCCCTTATAAGGTTTTTCAGCACGAGACGGACAAAGAAATAA